A single genomic interval of Daucus carota subsp. sativus chromosome 1, DH1 v3.0, whole genome shotgun sequence harbors:
- the LOC108208068 gene encoding BOI-related E3 ubiquitin-protein ligase 1, whose translation MAVEARHSNLFPQQIITNREYMNTNQVNNYGYNDSNLGGMIYNGTTMAENLLPFNQSIYCEPNNSMKAESGLTYNLPAVTRKRSRDLMNELHRVIMPQKHSNFPDFQSFLPVQMQQQHLEIDQIISQHTKKIRMELEERQKQQTRTFVSAIGEGVMKKLQEKDDHIQKMLRMNLALQERVKNLFVENQLWKDMAQTNEATVMSLRCNLEQVLTQVSGERHFPAAGNVEEAESCGSSGHGEEGEEVFGRRRVGVDAPVDGGNRMCRKCGERESCVLLLPCRHLCLCTVCGTTSQSTCPVCNASMNATVHVNVSD comes from the exons ATGGCCGTTGAAGCCAGGCACTCGAATTTATTTCCTCAGCAAATCATCACAAACAG GGAATATATGAATACGAATCAAGTGAACAACTACGGATACAATGACAGCAATCTGGGTGGAATGATTTATAATGGAACGACAATGGCAGAGAATTTATTGCCGTTCAATCAATCGATATATTGTGAACCGAATAACTCGATGAAAGCCGAGAGTGGGCTCACTTATAATCTGCCAGCCGTTACGAGAAAACGGTCTCGAGACTTAATGAACGAGTTACACCGAGTCATAATGCCACAAAAGCACTCAAATTTTCCTGATTTTCAATCATTTTTGCCTGTTCAGATGCAGCAACAACATTTGGAGATCGATCAGATCATTTCGCAACAC acGAAGAAGATACGGATGGAATTAGAAGAGAGACAGAAGCAACAAACGAGAACGTTTGTGTCTGCCATAGGAGAAGGAGTGATGAAGAAATTgcaagaaaaagatgatcaCATTCAGAAAATGCTGCGGATGAATCTTGCGCTCCAAGAAAGAGTCAAGAACTTGTTCGTCGAGAATCAGTTATGGAAAGACATGGCGCAGACGAATGAGGCCACCGTGATGTCACTCCGGTGCAACTTGGAGCAAGTGCTGACGCAAGTCTCCGGCGAGCGTCATTTTCCGGCTGCCGGAAATGTGGAGGAAGCGGAGTCGTGTGGGAGCAGTGGGCATGgagaggagggggaggaggTTTTTGGACGGCGGCGCGTGGGGGTTGACGCGCCGGTGGACGGTGGGAACAGGATGTGCCGGAAATGTGGGGAGAGGGAATCGTGTGTGCTGTTGTTGCCGTGTAGACATTTGTGTTTGTGTACGGTGTGTGGGACCACGTCGCAGTCGACGTGTCCTGTGTGTAATGCAAGCATGAATGCCACTGTGCATGTGAATGTATCGGATTAG
- the LOC108196961 gene encoding probable zinc transporter 10 codes for MASALPQLILIFLIIISIFSSQVFSISMSECQVESSISCIDKNQALSLKIIAIFSILVTSVIGVTLPLLTRSIPAFSPERNLFVIVKAFAAGIILATGFMHVLPDSFDMLSSSCLAENPWHNFPFTGLVAMLSAVVTLMIDSMATSFYSAKSSADTKPEDQFASREMGTTAGHFHGHHHENSQLIRYRVIAMVLELGIVVHSVVIGISLGASNNTCTIKPLVAALCFHQMFEGIGLGGSILQAEYKTVKKTVMVFFFSVTNPFGIALGIALSKMYKENSPASLITVGLLNASSAGLLIYMALVDLLAADFMGPKLQGSIRLQIKAFTAVLLGAGAMSLLAKWT; via the exons ATGGCTTCTGCATTACCTCAACTCATCCTCATTTTCCTCATAATCATTTCCATCTTCTCATCCCAAGTTTTTTCGATATCGATGTCGGAATGCCAGGTGGAATCTAGTATCAGCTGCATTGACAAAAACCAGGCATTGTCGCTTAAGATCATAGCAATATTCTCAATTCTAGTAACCAGTGTAATTGGTGTCACATTACCACTTCTCACGCGTTCTATTCCAGCTTTCAGTCCGGAAAGAAATTTGTTTGTGATCGTTAAGGCATTTGCAGCTGGAATCATTCTTGCCACGGGGTTCATGCACGTTTTGCCAGACTCATTTGACATGTTAAGCTCAAGTTGTTTAGCGGAAAATCCATGGCACAACTTTCCGTTTACTGGACTTGTTGCCATGCTGTCCGCGGTAGTTACACTGATGATTGACTCGATGGCCACAAGTTTTTATAGCGCTAAAAGTAGTGCAGATACTAAACCAGAGGATCAATTTGCAAGCAGAGAGATGGGAACTACTGCTGGACATTTTCATGGACACCATCATGAAAATTCACAGCTTATACGTTACCGTGTGATTGCCATG GTGCTAGAGCTGGGGATCGTGGTGCATTCTGTAGTGATCGGAATTTCACTAGGAGCATCAAACAATACATGCACAATTAAGCCCCTTGTAGCTGCCCTCTGCTTCCATCAAATGTTTGAAGGAATAGGCCTCGGTGGTTCCATCCTCCAG GCAGAGTACAAGACTGTGAAGAAGACTGTGATGGTGTTTTTCTTCTCGGTGACCAATCCATTTGGCATTGCACTGGGAATTGCATTGTCGAAAATGTACAAAGAAAACAGTCCTGCCTCATTAATCACCGTCGGGTTGTTGAATGCATCATCAGCAGGGCTTTTGATCTATATGGCATTGGTGGATCTGCTTGCTGCAGATTTCATGGGTCCGAAGTTACAAGGCAGCATTAGACTACAGATTAAAGCTTTTACCGCGGTTCTTTTAGGTGCTGGCGCAATGTCTCTTCTGGCCAAATGGACATGA